TACATCAAAATTAGGAAATGCGTGACACtaaactcaaaacacacacacacctgcagatgGAGCTCTACCATTGGTCTGGAAGGGGTTGGTGGCCATTTCAGGGGCAACAGCTGCAGCAACGAAGGGATTTGTGGATGGGACGGCTGGATGAAACACAGGAGTATGTTAGAAAATGAGACTTCAAGCTACATGTGacactgtattttctttctgtatgcATCACTGTTGTAGAAATTATCATGGCCACCTCCAAAGCTAGGCGGCATGCTGGGTAAAACAGGTGGATTCTGGGCTGGCGATGAACCAAGCACTGGTCCAAATAAGTTCCTGTAGAGAAAAAGGATAAGCATaaagaaagtgtttttacaTCCGCTAAAAACAAGCAGTATGCAGGACAACCATTAgttgtctttaaaatgtattcagtggTACTGTGAACATTTCACTGCCTTTCTTTGAAACTAGCAGTTCAGGTGTGGAAGTTCTTATAGACTTATAAACAACACACTGCACAGTACAAACAGTATAACACTGAATAAATCAAACTCATGTAGTAGTCATAAAGTGTTTTTCCAGTCTTTTACAGGCGTGCAGAGGAAACGCATGTCGGAAATGAGCTGTTCATTTCTGGTGAACATTTATTGGCAGtgttattacaatatttctGTCTGCCAGTCTCTCACCCTTGCACATTGCTCCCTGTGGAGGCAGAGAAGCTGAGCTCATTGTCCAACTCAGCTAGAGCAGCGTAGCGATCCTCCGAGCTCCCTGTGTGGGTCTGAGCAGGGACGGCACTTGACATCGATGGGATTGGCACACCTCCACCTATCGAcagttttgatttttaaatagaCTCAAAgatgcatacacatacattcttaatgataaaaaaaagacaaaagaaaaattaGAATGATTGAAGGGAGAAGCTCTGTATTTTCAACCATCTGCTCTATGTAAGGTTTAGAGCCAAATGTCCACTGAGAACCCCTAATTATTTCGAACCGCATTTTTTAAGTAACAATATATTAGCATTTGTAGAACAGATTTGCAGCAGTAGTCTGTTAGCAGTATTTGGGCATACATCAATTACATTACTTTCCTGCCGCCATACcgtaattttacttttataaaaataaaacccatttaGTTCATTTTCACATATCAGCGCGCATgttcatcaaataaaaaagcTCTCCTTTGCGTTATCAATACTTGGTCAGACGATGGACGCTACGATTATACATGAAGTGTTTACTCCGTGACcgtctccagcagcagcagcagagtcacAGCACAGAGTAGCGGAGTGAGACGTCTgccctccctcctgctctctgctgttaGCAAGTGGCCACTCTCATGTCTTCCTGGGTCTCTGTGCTGGTTTTTGGCAGACAATATTCTGTTCTCTgcctgcctttctctctctggatgGCAGACATGTTGCTCCAGTTCTGATTTTAAGGGCAGTTATCCTCTTTCTCGCCCCCACATCTGTGAGCACCACAGCCCCACTATACACGAAGGACAACGTGGTGGCAGCAGCCTGAAGCCTGCTGTCACTGACTCTTAAGTAAAAGGAAGATCTGAACTAAAAATCTAGCATTAACGATCAAAGTAAGCACTCTATAGATATTGAGCATCACTGTATATCGAGTTTAATAATCTGTGGGAAAATTTTCACGGTGGAAAGGGACTCCCAGTGGACACAGTGGGTAggaaatgagtgagaaaaataCTGAGGTGAGGGTGAGTGTATGTTGacagggtggaaggaaggaagacagtgGTGGGGAGGGGTGGTACCTGATGAAAAGGACTTTGAGGGGGGTGACGTGCTCAGATGGGATGGAATTGCAGTGTTTCCAAATGCATCAAAGTTGGCAAAGTTGGTGTTTGTATTACCCTGAGGTGCTGCAGCCATAAACAATGAATAATtaacacaaacaatgaatgtggaaaataaaatcaatggtAGGGTAATGTATGGGATGATGATAAACCAAAGAGTACATACTTCTATATATCTGCATTAGTCTGTAATGTATCAGCTTTAGGGACCTCCTGGAGGAAGCTATCTTACCTGACTGGCTTTGAAAATGTGCAAAGTTGGCAAAGTTGGTAGAGCTGGCAGTCTGAGAGGCTGGAGCAGCAAAGATGTCTCCTCCCAGGTCTGAGAGCAAGTCAAATTTCTTCTCCTGAGAAGAAGCGCTATGAGCATGGGAACGACCCATTCCCGGAGACTGGGCGGTAAAAAGAGAGCAAATTCTTTCAGACATCTGAATATCTGCTGGGCAAAAAAAAAGGCCCaatgtgtatttcttttacCTGGCGCAATGGGGTCCTATTGAGCTGCAGGGTCTTGAGGGGTTGGACTTCTGGGGTGCTGCCAGTGCTGCTGGCTGAGGAGCCGGACACAGAGGCCTGGACGCTTGCTACTGCCCTTGCCTGGTCTGGAGGGACATACCTAGACATTCAGGAAAAAAACGGCATCACAAACttataaagaaataatgaaaagtcCAAACAGATGCAACTTTTGTCATTCGATCCTATTAAAAGGCACAATATCAACATAGTGTTTATATTAAGCAAGGATGGTGTTTAGGttaatcattcatttgattGAGACAATTTCTATAACTGAAGTATTTTAACCTGATTAAATGGGACCTTCATTCATAAACCAAAGTGTTTAAAAGATGTGCTCTTTTGCCACCACCACTGCAGTGAAATGGGAATAAAAGAATGAGAGTCCCAGACAGGGAAGAGCCTGCTATCAAATTGAAACACACAGTTAACAAAGTCAACAACTATAAAATGGTGTTTGGCAGAGGCAACAATTGAGATTGTCAACACTCTTTTCTTTTGCATCACAATGGGTAGCAACAAGCCAAACATTACCAGTTGACTTTTGACAGTGAGGTTTCCGCACGCTAGAGAATTGAACTATGTTTTCCAACTACATGATTTATTGAGTTATGCACCAAGTTAGATTTTAAATGTTAGTTAGATAATGCAAAACTCTTGAGATCTAAAACTAAACTACCTTGAGCTTTGCTTTGGATGCAATCTTTCAACAACAGGGTTTACACTTGCCACTTCTtatccaaacaaaaaaaaaaagaagaaaagtttaCCATCTTTTCTTTTCGTATTTTTCCTGAAGGAACTCTTTTACTTTCTGCGGTTCTCGGAAATCTGGAACAACTGATGTCCTGTCATCATAGAGGCCCAACCAGATGTGTTTACAGACCTAcggggggagggaagggggagAGGCAGAGGAATGAGGAGAGTGGGAGGtaaggagggggtgggggtggtggcaAAGCCgggagagaggtgagagaaagtataggggagggggaggggatgatgagaaatggggggggggggggggggggtgttgagTAGGGAAAGAGGAATGCCAATAAAGTTGACTAATCAGGGCTCTGAAAAATGCCAAAATCCCACTTTTGAATCAAAGACAGATCGCCAAGATGAGTATAATATGGTTAACCATGTGAAATGTTGTGAAAGTGAACGTGATACCtcattgctgtgtttctgtAGGAACTCAATTTCCTGCTGTGTGAACGTGGTCATAGAGATGGACTTCACTCTGTGTGGGGGATTCAGCCCTCGCCTGTGGGTGGAGGAGGTATTTGTTAGCAGAAGAACAAGAGAAGCCGGATGCAACCTAATGCTATTCAAGTGACgtaaaatgacatgaaaaacaaaccatCAGAAACAGTATTTACTGCCATTGAATTCCTTAAAACTCAAACTAAAGACAAAAGTTAATTCAGAAATATTTGAGCGTCAATGTGACCTGAACCAACTTACTAATAGCTGACTTATAGCTATATAATCTCTATAAACAGATATCTGCATATGAATGCTGAATCAAGATTCTGATAACGCAGGCACTGTGGTTTCCGTTTGTCGTCCGAGTGGTATGGACCCATCACATTTAAGCCTGCTTTTGTGGCATGCAGGTAAACAGGGCATGAGGAGAGCAAAAGAGGCGGAACAATATTAGCCGAATCATCATCAGCTATCGTCTGATGATGATTTCgctttttatatttatcttcATTCATATGCATATATCTATTTATAGAAATTATCAACAGAGATTGTAGAGACTGTCTCAAGCTGCTAATCAGACCATAAACAAAAACCAGCACACAGAAGAGGAAGTCTTGGCCCAGATATCCATTATCTGGGTATCCGCTTGCTATGCCTGAACCCCCAAAAATGTTGACTGTTGCCCCCCCAGAGGCTAAATTGTCATCGGACAGACAGCTGATGGGTTCATAGATTGGTTAAACTGAGATAACCTATGTGACATACTAGGTTTTAATTACTTCTAGGTTAAATACATCTGTAGCTGATGTAGCTGGCAAAAACTACATCATGAAGacaaatgaacatttcaaataaatatatgacATGGTCTCTGGAGAGTACCAATCAAAAGGGAGAATGCAGGGTGGGGAgcttacaatctgtacagcccCTATCATCAGACCCTCGACACAGAGGAGGGAGAACTCTACAAACTACTACTGATATTATAAGTGTGATTGGGTGTGGATTGGGGAAAATACTGTAAGTGAAGTTTTTCACAGCAAAACTTTTCAAGTAACTgcactttatatattttaaaaatacatgcacAACTTTGCATGAAAATACGAGGCATACCTCCAAACCAACAGATGGCGGCTGTGCGCTCGCTTACCATAGTCCACAAAGTCCTTATAACCTTAGTGGAGGACACCAAGAGACCTGGAGCAACTCTGAAGTCTAAGTCTAGTTACCTTGCTCAGCTGCTGGATTCATGAGATCACAACTTAACAAGATCAGATGAGAATCCATCCTGTGTGACTTCAAGTTATGCGCTGATTGGCCCGAACCAATCAGCGTCCAATGAGGATTCTCGCATTATCTCGTGACCTTACGAATCCAACTGCCTCGCAAAATgagacagtgatggacagatggttcGTCCGATCACCtaccaagtattttttgaaagtggtCGCCCTTTTCCAAACTGTTTCCACGGACTACTTCTCAGCTGGTTCTGTCTAACAAACCATCAAGCCCGTCAGGTTAGGAGTAGGGCTGGATACCAAACTTCAATACTTTCATGGCACCAACTGAATTGCTTCggtacaacaaaaacatttgtgtaaTTTGGTACCAAATTGCAGTACCTAGCAGGAGTGGAGCAGTCCAGGACATCCTGCTGTAGCTTCTCAACATAAACATCAAAGACTGTAGCAGCAACAGTGTCTACAGCAGTTTCATCAGTAACAGCAGGTTGGACCAAAACACGAAACCTGCTGGTAAAACAAGTCAAAGCTGTATTATAATATCGAACAGCTGAGGTTTGGCGGCTGGTGATCGTCTTGTGAGGCTCAGCTAACTTTAGCTGTGTTATGTTCAGTGTTATGgtcacacagagcagcagccaTTCACCAGCAGTCAATAGCATTATCTTCAACATTTGAATAAAGCTTCATCTTGTCTTAACTGCAGGTTAGATGTTTTGGTACAACTTCCTGTTCCCAATGAAGCCCTTGTATACGCTGCTGGCTCCACTTTCTACATTTTGAGCCGTTAACCTGACTAGCATTCACAGACAATATACTACACAAAACAGCTGTCAAAGCAAAGTGATGAAACCATTTCTGCTAATGTTAGCCAGCTGTACAGAGACAGTCAATACACTTTCTCTTTAAAGCCAACCAATGTTAAAAAACTAGCAAGTATTGCTGGGTGATAAGGGTTTAAATTAGCTTGCTCAACAGTATGAATGTGATTGTAGTTAATAGGTTTATAGCTTATATGCTTTTGGTGTGTAAAATTCcaataaactgaaaaataaactaaagctttgtaaagtaatgtaattttctttttgttaaaatggATTTTATAAAATTGGTATTGAAAAATCTTCTATCTTTGACGGCAACGGTATCAAACATTTTGGACACCCAGCCCTAGTTAAGAGTCTACAGCTGAGTGAGGCGACACAGCGCAGTCAAAAACTGTTGCTTCCCCAGCTGCATTTTTATGGCAGTTTGGAAAAGGCAAAACCACGACTTAAAGAATAAATCATATGACATCCAGGCCTCTGCTTGCTAAGCGGGATGTGGGACACTATACTCTGATGAAAAAACTGGTGGTGGCAGCTCCGGGCGATGAGGATAGCTCTCTGATGCACGCAGAGGGTTTGTGGAGGTGGAGAACAAAAGAAATGCAGAGAAATCCTGGAGGAAAACCTGCTTCAGTACACAAGGAAGGAGAACTGCTGCTCACTGCGACttcacagacacagagcagtcTTCCAAAAGGAATGAGGAAGAAGTACGCTGTCCAGATTTACAGATGTACCTACAAAGACTTTCAAGGCTGTAATTGCTGCCAAAGATGTCTTTACCAAATATAGATTTCAAGAAGGCAAACACTTATACAACAAATTATCTTACCTTATATTTGCACTTACTTTATTTAGATCATATgttagagattttttttctaacctTGATATTAAAGTGTGCTACATTTAGCTGATCAATAATGATCTAATCTACTATCTCTGAATgttgtaaaacaaacacaacaggaaaAGCATTCATGAGGGTGAATACTTCTTACATGGATTGTAT
This genomic interval from Scomber scombrus chromosome 11, fScoSco1.1, whole genome shotgun sequence contains the following:
- the agfg1b gene encoding arf-GAP domain and FG repeat-containing protein 1b → MATSAKRKQEETHLKMLREMTSLPANRKCFDCDQRGPTYVNMTVGSFVCTTCSGILRGLNPPHRVKSISMTTFTQQEIEFLQKHSNEVCKHIWLGLYDDRTSVVPDFREPQKVKEFLQEKYEKKRWYVPPDQARAVASVQASVSGSSASSTGSTPEVQPLKTLQLNRTPLRQSPGMGRSHAHSASSQEKKFDLLSDLGGDIFAAPASQTASSTNFANFAHFQSQSAPQGNTNTNFANFDAFGNTAIPSHLSTSPPSKSFSSGGGVPIPSMSSAVPAQTHTGSSEDRYAALAELDNELSFSASTGSNVQGNLFGPVLGSSPAQNPPVLPSMPPSFGAVPSTNPFVAAAVAPEMATNPFQTNGRAPSAASFGTGSMSMPAGFGNASSYCLPTSFSGNFQQQFPGQAPIPYSQPGAYHPQSNGPAFPVYGQNKPSMTPFGQPMAAPGMSNNPFMAGAPAGSFPSGGSTNPFL